One window from the genome of Deinococcus seoulensis encodes:
- a CDS encoding type II toxin-antitoxin system PemK/MazF family toxin, translating into MQRGDIYIADLDPARASEANKRRPVVIVSANSLNRTVNRLGAGALTIVPLTSNVTRVYDFQVLLPAEQTGLDQDSKAQAEQIRTISFSRLGPEPVGAVPAALMGQLDAALRLHLSL; encoded by the coding sequence ATGCAGCGCGGTGACATCTATATCGCTGACCTGGACCCCGCGCGTGCCAGCGAAGCGAACAAACGCCGTCCCGTGGTCATCGTCAGCGCCAACAGCCTGAACCGCACGGTCAACCGCCTCGGGGCCGGAGCCCTCACCATCGTCCCGTTGACCTCCAACGTCACCCGGGTCTATGACTTTCAGGTGCTCCTCCCCGCTGAACAGACCGGCCTGGATCAGGACAGCAAAGCCCAGGCCGAGCAGATCCGAACCATCAGTTTCAGTCGCCTGGGCCCCGAGCCCGTCGGGGCGGTCCCGGCGGCCCTGATGGGACAGCTTGACGCCGCACTCCGCCTCCACCTGTCCCTGTGA
- a CDS encoding ribbon-helix-helix domain-containing protein — MTVGKMSVSLDASLLEFMAHYQQTHQLRSRSEVVAQALTLLRDQELETQYAAALSEWQDGGEADLWDHTVADGLQDGPDAAR, encoded by the coding sequence ATGACTGTCGGGAAGATGAGTGTGAGTCTTGACGCCTCACTGCTGGAATTCATGGCCCACTACCAACAGACACACCAGTTGCGTTCCCGCTCGGAAGTGGTGGCCCAGGCCCTGACCCTCCTCCGGGACCAGGAACTGGAAACCCAGTACGCCGCCGCCCTGAGTGAATGGCAAGACGGCGGCGAGGCCGACCTCTGGGATCACACGGTCGCCGACGGCCTGCAGGACGGCCCCGATGCAGCGCGGTGA
- a CDS encoding eCIS core domain-containing protein — MTERVHRVQRVQATPRRIVVPPEPAPVDPLALKQQAVQRFTARPQTAQRHAAGPVLRAASLDRQEQTRLSQQQTQVQRQITALGEVTPVPRPAEALAAPAKPITPGDWVTVMRLRAEEVAGRPLDARSSSQFTALQRQVAQTLVQGFRSDRGDAQARYATYGEHLATLQRHPVSAPVARVVLGLVPSAERLPLQRAVDETLQRFHAQEQASLNFDTRQTLQRQLAELDAEATQPVLARIQARRGAGNPLPEAIQRHLEQGLNHDLSRVRIHDDAEADKLAKGVNAIAFTTGTDIFFQAGRFDPNTQTGLELLAHEVTHTVQQSQGRVGTGIDPDTGLEDEARLSGARLARTFTPASFQKSSRRPVTAVPRRLAPLTATHAAQRFAAGRTVQRSAWGDWWKTFQNKALEAALEGAARVPNGPTIVAAFKRSAAVFGKIMANPGGFFANLFQSVKNGFLLFKGNIAVHLKTALVDWLTGTSIAVTRGVVAFPKSLDGKELLGFGMNVLGLNTATLVSRLSQRYGAANVQKAQRQLAVLQQARSGLHTLNDFRSLDAKARDGILSAAKSYAVQTVAQQAVVWVTGFLATGGLGPVAKAAFSLVSTFLQNARTFGQVGKSVLSSMQDIASGQLSAASRNIEQNLARVTSLVLKFVSKLLGLDKIGGALRKGLAAVQKPINATIDRIVGSKPVQAVFQKLKGAGSALTSAAGKGLRNIWTAVSSSGPSLTARTPVKGTKHHLWVEIQGERPRVIMASNPLPRHS; from the coding sequence ATGACCGAGCGTGTTCACAGGGTTCAGCGGGTCCAGGCCACGCCCCGGCGGATCGTGGTGCCGCCTGAACCGGCGCCTGTCGATCCGCTGGCCCTGAAGCAGCAGGCCGTGCAGCGATTTACGGCCCGCCCACAGACCGCGCAGCGACACGCCGCCGGGCCGGTCCTGCGGGCCGCCAGCCTGGACCGCCAGGAGCAGACGCGCCTCAGTCAGCAGCAGACTCAGGTTCAACGTCAGATCACCGCACTGGGCGAGGTGACGCCCGTCCCGCGCCCAGCAGAAGCGCTGGCGGCTCCGGCAAAACCGATCACACCGGGCGACTGGGTGACCGTAATGCGCCTGCGCGCAGAGGAGGTCGCCGGGCGACCCCTGGACGCCCGGAGCAGCAGTCAGTTCACGGCGCTGCAGCGGCAGGTCGCCCAGACGCTCGTGCAGGGCTTCCGCTCAGACCGGGGCGACGCCCAGGCCCGCTACGCCACGTACGGTGAGCACCTCGCCACCCTGCAGCGCCATCCGGTCAGTGCACCGGTCGCCCGGGTGGTGCTGGGCCTGGTTCCCTCTGCGGAGCGTCTTCCCCTTCAGCGGGCGGTCGACGAGACCCTGCAGCGTTTCCACGCGCAGGAGCAGGCCAGCCTGAACTTTGACACCCGGCAGACCCTCCAGCGGCAACTGGCTGAACTGGACGCCGAGGCGACGCAGCCTGTTCTGGCCCGCATCCAGGCGCGCAGGGGAGCTGGGAACCCACTCCCTGAAGCCATTCAGCGTCACCTGGAGCAGGGCCTGAACCATGACCTGAGCCGCGTGCGGATTCACGACGACGCCGAAGCGGACAAGCTGGCCAAGGGCGTGAACGCGATCGCGTTCACGACGGGCACGGACATCTTCTTCCAGGCGGGGCGGTTCGATCCGAACACGCAGACCGGGCTGGAACTGCTGGCGCACGAGGTCACGCACACCGTTCAGCAGAGTCAGGGTCGGGTCGGGACAGGCATCGACCCGGATACGGGACTGGAAGATGAGGCGCGCCTATCCGGGGCGCGGCTGGCCCGCACGTTCACGCCAGCGTCCTTCCAGAAGTCATCCCGGCGGCCAGTGACGGCCGTGCCGCGCCGACTCGCTCCGCTGACGGCCACCCACGCCGCCCAGCGCTTCGCGGCAGGCCGGACGGTCCAGCGCAGCGCCTGGGGCGACTGGTGGAAGACCTTCCAGAACAAGGCATTGGAAGCGGCCCTGGAAGGAGCCGCGCGCGTGCCTAACGGTCCCACCATCGTTGCCGCCTTCAAGCGCAGCGCGGCGGTGTTCGGCAAGATCATGGCCAACCCTGGCGGCTTCTTCGCCAACCTGTTCCAGTCAGTGAAGAACGGATTCCTGCTCTTCAAGGGGAACATCGCCGTGCACCTGAAGACCGCACTGGTGGACTGGCTGACGGGGACATCCATCGCGGTGACCAGGGGGGTCGTAGCCTTCCCGAAGAGCCTGGACGGCAAGGAGCTCCTGGGGTTTGGCATGAACGTGCTCGGCCTGAACACCGCGACCCTGGTGTCGCGGCTCAGTCAGCGTTACGGTGCGGCGAACGTTCAGAAAGCTCAGAGGCAACTGGCGGTCTTGCAGCAGGCCCGTTCCGGCCTGCACACACTCAACGATTTCCGGTCGCTGGACGCCAAGGCCAGGGACGGCATCCTGTCTGCCGCGAAATCGTACGCAGTTCAGACCGTGGCGCAGCAGGCCGTCGTGTGGGTCACTGGGTTCCTTGCCACCGGGGGGCTGGGACCGGTGGCGAAAGCAGCATTCAGCTTGGTGAGCACGTTCCTCCAGAACGCCCGCACCTTCGGTCAGGTCGGCAAGAGTGTGCTGAGCAGCATGCAGGACATCGCCTCTGGGCAGTTGAGCGCCGCCTCGCGGAACATTGAGCAGAATCTCGCCCGGGTCACCAGTCTGGTCCTGAAGTTCGTGTCGAAGCTCCTGGGACTCGACAAGATCGGTGGCGCGCTACGCAAAGGCCTGGCCGCCGTGCAAAAGCCCATTAACGCGACCATTGACCGCATCGTGGGCAGCAAACCCGTGCAGGCGGTCTTCCAGAAGTTGAAGGGGGCCGGCAGCGCCCTGACTTCAGCCGCCGGGAAAGGCCTGCGGAACATTTGGACCGCGGTCAGTTCCTCAGGTCCGTCCCTGACGGCCCGCACACCGGTGAAGGGGACGAAGCATCACCTGTGGGTGGAGATCCAAGGGGAGCGCCCCAGGGTGATCATGGCCTCCAATCCGCTGCCCCGGCATTCCTGA